A single Lolium perenne isolate Kyuss_39 chromosome 6, Kyuss_2.0, whole genome shotgun sequence DNA region contains:
- the LOC127326729 gene encoding BTB/POZ and MATH domain-containing protein 5-like gives MGNINSCWTAETAETSSSCVMKTATTAHNFTVPNYSLLKGMGVGKFVSSTTFSAGGHKWKIRFYPDGNKATGHAAAFLCLCSGAPAAGVHTKFTLSLLVNDGKVHADSKASSSCITHTFEAKADNAWGFTDFIEMSKLHQNCFTIRCDLTVIKKPSKMQA, from the coding sequence ATGGGAAACATCAACTCCTGCTGGACCGCGGAGACCGCCGAGACGTCGTCGAGCTGCGTGATGAAGACCGCCACCACGGCGCACAATTTCACGGTGCCAAACTACTCGCTCCTCAAGGGCATGGGCGTCGGCAAGTTCGTCAGCTCGACAACGTTCAGCGCCGGTGGCCACAAGTGGAAGATCAGGTTCTACCCTGACGGCAACAAGGCAACGGGCCACGCGGCGGCCTTTCTCTGTCTCTGCAGCGGCGCTCCAGCGGCCGGCGTGCATACCAAGTTCACTTTAAGCTTGCTGGTCAATGACGGCAAGGTACACGCAGATTCCAAGGCTTCCAGCTCGTGCATCACGCACACCTTCGAGGCGAAGGCGGATAATGCCTGGGGCTTTACCGATTTTATTGAGATGTCCAAGCTGCATCAAAACTGCTTCACCATCAGGTGCGACTTGACCGTCATAAAGAAGCCATCGAAGATGCAGGCATAG